In one Streptomyces venezuelae genomic region, the following are encoded:
- a CDS encoding copper amine oxidase, with protein MHVNRLSRARKRATMALAVSALVGGAVTVAGPATAAPRAPQAPTAAADCSDAYKIEQTVDGGTTWRMCWHYNTLSGLILDKISYQPKGEAKPIPVLTSARLAQVHVPYDDGQAEYDDVTGTDFGQALQNLNPGECPGGTIKTVKVPHRGNVKGLCATTRARGHAYRLNDDASTGGTGKTYTGQGKDLLVYTVNKASWYEYITEWRFSSDGTITSNVGATGSLSPYDYDGGDDRGWPIGKGDQAKAESHAHNVFWRLNFGLDGSPKAKVEQYDSKVTPPTGDGSPTTKTTRTKVTKELTGDRKDMRWWRVVSNTGKNKDGHPRSYEIVPGPSTKHAGREFTKHDVYFTQYKKCEQYASNNPGCPNGTPDSVDKWVNGQAMDHPVTWVHVGFHHIARDEDQQPMPVHWQGFSLAARDVTAMSPLTPQDLANQNGQPPLGG; from the coding sequence ATGCACGTCAACAGACTTTCGCGCGCCCGAAAGAGGGCCACGATGGCCCTCGCGGTCTCCGCGCTCGTCGGCGGCGCCGTCACCGTCGCCGGACCCGCGACAGCGGCCCCGCGGGCCCCGCAGGCGCCGACCGCCGCGGCCGACTGCAGCGACGCCTACAAGATCGAGCAGACCGTCGACGGCGGCACGACCTGGCGCATGTGCTGGCACTACAACACGCTCTCCGGTCTGATCCTCGACAAGATCAGCTACCAGCCGAAGGGCGAGGCGAAGCCGATCCCGGTCCTCACCAGCGCCCGGCTCGCCCAGGTCCACGTCCCCTACGACGACGGCCAGGCCGAGTACGACGACGTCACCGGCACCGACTTCGGCCAGGCCCTGCAGAACCTCAACCCCGGCGAGTGCCCCGGCGGCACCATCAAGACCGTCAAGGTCCCGCACCGCGGCAACGTGAAGGGCCTGTGCGCCACCACGCGCGCGCGTGGGCACGCGTACCGCCTCAACGACGACGCGAGCACCGGCGGCACCGGCAAGACCTACACGGGCCAGGGCAAGGACCTGCTCGTGTACACCGTGAACAAGGCCTCCTGGTACGAGTACATAACGGAGTGGCGCTTCTCCTCCGACGGCACCATCACCTCCAACGTCGGCGCCACCGGCAGCCTCTCGCCGTACGACTACGACGGCGGCGACGACCGCGGCTGGCCCATCGGCAAGGGCGACCAGGCCAAGGCCGAGAGCCACGCCCACAACGTCTTCTGGCGCCTCAACTTCGGCCTGGACGGCTCCCCGAAGGCCAAGGTCGAGCAGTACGACTCCAAGGTCACCCCGCCCACCGGCGACGGCAGCCCCACCACGAAGACCACCCGCACCAAGGTCACCAAGGAGCTCACCGGCGACCGCAAGGACATGCGCTGGTGGCGTGTGGTCAGCAACACCGGCAAGAACAAGGACGGCCACCCGCGCTCGTACGAGATCGTGCCAGGACCCAGCACCAAGCACGCGGGACGCGAGTTCACCAAGCACGACGTGTACTTCACCCAGTACAAGAAGTGCGAGCAGTACGCGAGCAACAACCCGGGCTGCCCCAACGGCACCCCGGACAGCGTCGACAAGTGGGTGAACGGCCAGGCCATGGACCACCCGGTCACCTGGGTCCACGTCGGCTTCCACCACATCGCGCGGGACGAGGACCAGCAGCCCATGCCGGTCCACTGGCAGGGCTTCTCGCTGGCCGCGCGCGACGTCACGGCTATGAGCCCGCTCACTCCGCAGGACCTCGCCAACCAGAACGGCCAGCCGCCGCTGGGCGGTTGA
- a CDS encoding SAV2148 family HEPN domain-containing protein: MSSGGRELPPGDEGHEGSSADVPPGAVSLARPMEMGSQIGPELDWDADAWREVRTRAQRAGRAYIWLNLVEQRLRAVVAAVLRPVYEPVHADDWVVAAAGPAGQEWVQRAVAVREVSRRKGYLLDPADDNVLSFLTLPQLRELMVQHWPCFEPYFDDRRDVELALDELEVTRNVVSRNRALSETVLAQAERASARLLDILGSGTDTPSARRLPVDAVEDLVGDRYADVVAVHSDRVRLMRRFPAEDMFGGARRLDAIGIGLNLLVQNFSGRRLVRLAESGCRTRLLFLNPASSAVKRRERELGIKKGELSRSVEMNILHMRRVRARLRDPGAFEIQVFDETPRFTAYLVDGDGADGIGVVQSYLRRTRGMEAPVLVLRGGSRVVKSGDPGDGGLFATYREEFETAWADSRPVS; encoded by the coding sequence GTGAGCTCGGGCGGGCGGGAGCTGCCCCCTGGTGACGAGGGTCACGAGGGGAGCTCCGCGGACGTACCCCCTGGAGCGGTGTCCCTGGCCCGGCCGATGGAGATGGGATCTCAGATCGGACCGGAACTGGACTGGGACGCCGACGCCTGGCGCGAGGTCCGTACGCGCGCACAGCGCGCGGGGCGGGCCTACATCTGGCTGAACCTGGTGGAGCAGCGGCTGCGCGCGGTCGTGGCCGCTGTTCTGCGTCCCGTCTACGAACCCGTCCACGCCGACGACTGGGTCGTCGCCGCGGCGGGCCCCGCCGGGCAGGAGTGGGTGCAGCGGGCCGTCGCCGTGCGCGAGGTGAGCCGCCGCAAGGGCTACCTGCTCGACCCCGCCGACGACAACGTCCTCAGCTTCCTGACGCTGCCGCAGCTGCGCGAGCTGATGGTGCAGCACTGGCCGTGCTTCGAGCCGTACTTCGACGACCGGCGCGACGTCGAGCTCGCCCTCGACGAGCTGGAGGTCACCCGGAACGTCGTCTCCCGCAACCGCGCCCTTTCCGAGACCGTCCTCGCCCAGGCCGAGCGCGCTTCCGCCCGCCTCCTGGACATACTCGGCTCGGGCACCGACACGCCCTCCGCGCGGCGGCTGCCCGTCGACGCCGTCGAGGACCTGGTCGGCGACCGGTACGCGGACGTGGTGGCCGTGCACTCGGACCGGGTGCGGCTCATGCGCCGGTTCCCCGCGGAGGACATGTTCGGCGGCGCCCGCCGGCTCGACGCCATCGGCATAGGTCTCAATCTCCTCGTGCAGAACTTCTCCGGGCGGCGCCTGGTCAGGCTCGCCGAGTCCGGGTGCCGGACGCGGCTGCTCTTCCTCAACCCGGCCAGCAGCGCGGTCAAGCGCCGGGAGCGCGAACTGGGGATAAAAAAGGGGGAGTTGAGCCGGTCCGTCGAGATGAACATCCTGCACATGCGCCGGGTCAGGGCGCGACTGCGGGACCCCGGCGCCTTCGAGATCCAGGTGTTCGACGAGACGCCGCGCTTCACCGCCTATCTGGTCGACGGGGACGGTGCGGACGGCATCGGTGTCGTCCAGTCGTACCTGCGCAGGACCCGGGGGATGGAGGCGCCGGTGCTCGTGCTGCGGGGCGGCAGCCGGGTGGTCAAGTCGGGCGATCCGGGCGATGGCGGCCTTTTCGCCACATACCGCGAGGAGTTCGAGACGGCCTGGGCGGACTCCCGCCCGGTGTCGTGA
- a CDS encoding Tat pathway signal sequence domain protein: MAGTTVAVAAAAVLVGVNLSGSEAGGSGDRQANAAAAKQDAIAKDGVVEAAPEEGAKGVGSDPLTDEEIERAEKASVSGQMRSSARDVEGDRGPQLLSTNLSEPDPNGGDAPRSAEVVYYDYKKDTVITKTVNLETGKVADTVTTKNVQPPPSQEELAEGARLLIADPLGKGLKKDFKHATGKALTGPDQLQLSGMVFRKETVKRVPSSLDACGKNRCLQVVTKVKSGPWIDTRALVVDLSTRTVGRLG; the protein is encoded by the coding sequence GTGGCAGGCACGACGGTCGCGGTCGCCGCGGCTGCCGTGCTGGTGGGCGTCAATCTGTCGGGGTCCGAGGCGGGTGGGTCGGGGGACCGCCAGGCCAACGCGGCAGCGGCGAAGCAGGACGCCATCGCGAAGGACGGCGTCGTGGAGGCGGCGCCCGAGGAAGGCGCGAAGGGAGTCGGCAGCGACCCGCTGACCGACGAGGAGATCGAGCGGGCCGAGAAGGCCTCGGTGTCGGGTCAGATGCGTTCCAGCGCCCGGGACGTCGAGGGGGACCGCGGACCGCAGCTGCTGTCCACCAACCTCAGCGAGCCGGACCCGAACGGCGGCGACGCGCCGCGCAGCGCCGAAGTCGTGTACTACGACTACAAGAAGGACACCGTCATCACCAAGACGGTCAACTTGGAGACCGGCAAGGTGGCCGACACGGTCACCACCAAGAACGTGCAGCCGCCGCCCAGCCAGGAAGAGCTGGCCGAGGGCGCCAGGCTGCTGATCGCCGATCCGCTCGGCAAGGGCTTGAAGAAGGACTTCAAGCACGCCACGGGCAAGGCGCTCACCGGCCCCGACCAGCTTCAGCTGAGCGGCATGGTCTTCCGCAAGGAGACCGTGAAGCGCGTGCCGTCCAGCCTCGACGCGTGCGGGAAGAACCGGTGCCTGCAGGTCGTCACCAAGGTCAAGAGCGGCCCGTGGATCGACACCAGGGCCCTCGTCGTCGACCTGAGCACCCGCACGGTGGGCCGCCTCGGCTGA
- the glgX gene encoding glycogen debranching protein GlgX — MQVWPGQAYPLGATYDGAGTNFAVFSEAAERVELCLLHDDGSETAVELRESDAFVRHAYLPGIMPGQRYGFRVHGPYAPEQGHRCNSAKLLLDPYARAVSGRIDWGEEVYGYHFDEPDERNDMDSAPHMMTSVVVNPYFDWGDDRPPRTPYHETVLYEAHVKGLTMLHPDLPEELRGSYAALGHPAIIEHLTGLGVTALELMPVHQFVNDHRLVDMGLNNYWGYNTIGFFAPHNAYASWGDRGEQVLEFKQAVKALHEADIEVILDVVYNHTAEGNHLGPTLSYKGLDNASYYRLTNDSRYYMDTTGTGNSLLMRSPHVLQMIMDSLRHWVTDMHVDGFRFDLAATLARQFHEVDRLSSFFDLVQQDPIVSQVKLIAEPWDVGEGGYQVGNFPPLWTEWNGMYRDTVRDLWRGEQRTLAEFASRLTGSSDLYQDDGRRPLASINFTTCHDGFTLHDLVSYNEKHNHANGEDNQDGESHNRSWNCGAEGETDDPDIIALRARQMRNFTATLMLSQGVPMLSHGDEFARTQSGNNNAYCQDNELAWVRWPDGENSLLTFTRTMAMLRRDHPVFRRRRFFHGRPVQGTHDELSDIAWFTPEGDEMEQPDWDSSQARALSVFLNGNAISEPGPRGERISDDSFLLLFNASPEPIEFVVPVNHGRQWQLVIDTAHEDGVPPEPGPKVRAGDRLTLADRSLTVLQRPA; from the coding sequence ATGCAGGTCTGGCCTGGGCAGGCGTATCCCTTAGGTGCCACGTACGACGGAGCGGGCACGAATTTCGCGGTCTTCTCCGAGGCCGCAGAGCGAGTGGAGCTGTGTCTGCTGCACGACGACGGCTCGGAGACCGCCGTCGAGCTGCGCGAGTCCGACGCGTTCGTGCGGCACGCGTACCTGCCCGGCATCATGCCGGGCCAGCGGTACGGCTTCCGGGTGCACGGCCCGTACGCCCCGGAGCAGGGGCACCGGTGCAACTCCGCCAAGCTGCTCCTCGATCCGTACGCGCGCGCGGTGAGCGGTCGCATCGACTGGGGGGAGGAGGTGTACGGCTACCACTTCGACGAACCCGACGAGCGCAACGACATGGACTCGGCGCCCCACATGATGACGTCGGTCGTGGTCAACCCCTACTTCGACTGGGGCGACGACCGGCCCCCACGCACCCCGTACCACGAAACAGTGCTCTACGAAGCGCACGTCAAGGGCCTGACGATGCTGCATCCGGACCTTCCGGAGGAGCTCCGCGGCTCGTACGCGGCGCTGGGACACCCGGCGATCATCGAGCACCTCACCGGCCTCGGCGTCACCGCTCTGGAGCTGATGCCGGTCCACCAGTTCGTGAACGACCACCGTCTGGTCGACATGGGCCTCAACAACTACTGGGGCTACAACACCATCGGCTTCTTCGCCCCGCACAACGCGTACGCCTCCTGGGGCGACCGCGGCGAGCAGGTCCTGGAGTTCAAGCAGGCCGTGAAGGCCCTCCACGAGGCGGACATCGAGGTGATCCTCGACGTCGTCTACAACCACACCGCCGAGGGCAACCACCTGGGTCCGACGCTCTCCTACAAGGGCCTCGACAACGCCTCGTACTACCGCCTCACCAACGACTCCCGCTACTACATGGACACCACGGGGACCGGCAACTCGCTCCTGATGCGCTCGCCGCACGTGCTCCAGATGATCATGGATTCGCTGCGGCACTGGGTCACGGACATGCATGTGGACGGGTTCCGCTTCGACCTCGCGGCGACGTTGGCGCGCCAGTTCCACGAGGTGGACCGGCTGTCGTCCTTCTTCGACCTCGTGCAGCAGGACCCGATCGTGAGCCAGGTGAAGCTGATCGCCGAGCCCTGGGACGTCGGCGAGGGCGGCTACCAGGTGGGCAACTTCCCGCCCCTGTGGACCGAGTGGAACGGCATGTACCGCGACACGGTGCGCGATCTGTGGCGCGGCGAGCAGCGCACCCTCGCGGAGTTCGCGTCCCGTCTCACCGGCTCGTCCGACCTCTACCAGGACGACGGGCGGCGCCCGCTCGCGTCCATCAACTTCACCACCTGCCACGACGGTTTCACCCTGCACGACCTCGTCTCGTACAACGAGAAGCACAACCACGCCAACGGCGAGGACAACCAGGACGGCGAGAGCCACAACCGCTCATGGAACTGCGGCGCCGAGGGCGAGACGGACGATCCGGACATCATCGCGCTGCGCGCGCGGCAGATGCGGAACTTCACCGCCACGCTGATGCTCTCCCAGGGCGTACCCATGCTCAGTCACGGCGACGAGTTCGCACGCACGCAGTCCGGCAACAACAACGCGTACTGCCAGGACAACGAGCTGGCATGGGTGCGCTGGCCGGACGGCGAGAACTCCCTCCTCACCTTCACCCGCACGATGGCGATGCTCCGGCGCGACCATCCGGTCTTCCGCAGGCGCCGGTTCTTCCACGGCCGGCCGGTCCAGGGCACGCACGACGAACTGTCCGACATCGCCTGGTTCACCCCTGAGGGGGACGAGATGGAGCAGCCGGACTGGGACTCGTCGCAGGCGCGGGCGCTCAGCGTGTTCCTGAACGGCAACGCCATCTCGGAGCCGGGACCACGCGGGGAGCGGATCTCCGACGACTCGTTCCTGCTGCTTTTCAACGCGTCCCCGGAGCCGATCGAGTTCGTGGTCCCGGTCAATCACGGCCGCCAGTGGCAGCTCGTGATCGACACGGCGCACGAGGACGGGGTGCCGCCGGAGCCGGGGCCGAAGGTGCGGGCGGGCGACCGGCTCACGCTGGCCGACCGGAGCCTCACGGTGCTGCAGCGTCCGGCGTGA